The following are encoded in a window of Roseimaritima ulvae genomic DNA:
- a CDS encoding sialate O-acetylesterase — protein sequence MTRLPRLCPALLAICLSASFLAAADPADPVKVFILAGQSNMEGKAANALLEHQATAPETKAQFAHLRDQQGWIERDDVFIKYLNRSGPLTIGYGSPNKTGVELEFGTVMGDHFDEPVLLIKAAWGGHSLYQKFRSPSSGLPSEEALQKELEQAQKRVTQNNEKRNRNDPLPTMDDIRSVYGSSYRAMMQEVQETFDNYETLFPALKGRPLQLTGFVWFQGFNDMFGDHAPGEYAANMERFINDVRKDLDAPNLPFVIGALGQNGSTPAKGAMLQVREAQMAMNDVPAFAGNVKAIRTDVLADKEAERLFPGWRDHFEAWQKVGSDRPYHYLGSAIWFNRIGRAFGETMIELLPTE from the coding sequence GTGACACGCCTGCCCCGCCTGTGCCCCGCCCTGCTTGCGATCTGCCTGTCCGCCAGTTTCCTCGCCGCCGCCGATCCCGCCGATCCAGTGAAAGTGTTCATCCTGGCCGGTCAGTCCAACATGGAAGGCAAGGCCGCCAACGCCCTGCTAGAACATCAAGCCACGGCCCCCGAAACCAAGGCCCAATTCGCTCACCTCCGCGACCAGCAGGGCTGGATCGAACGCGACGACGTGTTCATCAAATACTTAAACCGCAGCGGCCCGCTGACGATCGGCTATGGCTCGCCCAACAAGACGGGCGTCGAGCTGGAATTTGGCACGGTCATGGGCGATCACTTCGATGAACCGGTGTTGCTGATCAAAGCGGCTTGGGGCGGCCACTCGCTGTACCAGAAATTTCGCTCGCCCAGCTCCGGCTTGCCCAGCGAGGAAGCCCTGCAAAAGGAACTCGAACAGGCTCAAAAACGCGTTACGCAAAACAATGAGAAACGCAATCGCAACGATCCCCTGCCCACCATGGACGACATCCGCTCGGTCTATGGTTCCTCCTACCGAGCCATGATGCAGGAGGTTCAGGAGACGTTTGACAATTATGAAACCCTGTTCCCCGCACTCAAGGGCCGACCGCTGCAGCTGACCGGGTTTGTCTGGTTTCAAGGCTTTAACGACATGTTCGGCGACCACGCTCCGGGCGAATACGCGGCCAATATGGAACGCTTCATCAACGACGTTCGCAAAGACCTCGACGCGCCCAACCTGCCCTTCGTGATCGGGGCTTTGGGACAGAACGGTTCCACGCCGGCCAAGGGCGCCATGCTGCAAGTGCGTGAAGCTCAAATGGCGATGAACGACGTGCCCGCATTTGCAGGGAACGTCAAAGCCATCCGCACCGACGTGCTGGCGGACAAGGAAGCGGAACGCTTGTTCCCGGGCTGGAGGGACCATTTCGAAGCCTGGCAGAAAGTCGGCTCGGACCGCCCCTATCATTATTTGGGCAGCGCCATCTGGTTCAATCGCATCGGCCGCGCCTTTGGCGAAACAATGATCGAGTTGTTGCCGACGGAGTAG